From the genome of Triticum aestivum cultivar Chinese Spring chromosome 3B, IWGSC CS RefSeq v2.1, whole genome shotgun sequence, one region includes:
- the LOC123065470 gene encoding protein MIZU-KUSSEI 1 has protein sequence MRNIMERSPHESSFSFSRRHFKWPVLGKSSSHGATSTAVAEEGFVKISSGKHAEDDEEASLAFSSACRSFHSEDFVSPPPKPLKQHRKNTKPGRTAVSRLRTALAAAISGRHRQVSLGSRLTGTLYGHRRGHVHLAFQVDPRACPALLLELTAPTASLVREMASGLVRIALECERSKGASAFPGTTGGAGVGAGRKLLEETVWRAYCNGKGCGYAVRRECGAADWRVLRALEPVSMGAGVIPASCGGGEGDVMYMRARFERVVGSRDSEAFYMINPDSSSNANSVGPELSVYLLRV, from the coding sequence ATGAGAAACATCATGGAGAGAAGCCCCCACgaatcctccttctccttctcccggaGGCACTTCAAGTGGCCGGTTCTCGGCAAGAGCAGCAGCCATGGCGCCACTAGCACCGCCGTCGCGGAGGAAGGTTTCGTCAAGATCAGCTCGGGTAAGCATGCCGAGGACGACGAAGAGGCGTCCTTGGCTTtctcctccgcctgccggtcctTCCACTCGGAGGACTTCGTGTCTCCCCCGCCCAAGCCGCTCAAGCAGCACCGCAAGAATACTAAGCCGGGCCGCACGGCCGTGTCGCGCCTGCGCACGGCGCTGGCAGCGGCAATCTCCGGCCGGCACCGGCAGGTCAGCCTCGGCTCACGGCTCACCGGCACGCTGTACGGACACCGTCGCGGCCACGTCCACCTCGCGTTCCAGGTCGACCCGCGCGCGTGCCCGGCGCTGCTGCTGGAGCTGACCGCGCCCACGGCGTCGCTGGTTCGCGAGATGGCCTCGGGCCTCGTGCGCATCGCACTCGAGTGCGAGCGCTCCAAGGGCGCCTCCGCATTCCCCGGCACCACCGGCGGCGCGGGCGTCGGCGCGGGCCGGAAGCTGCTGGAGGAGACAGTGTGGCGAGCCTACTGCAACGGCAAGGGATGCGGGTACGCGGTGCGGCGCGAGTGCGGGGCCGCAGACTGGCGGGTGCTGCGCGCGCTGGAGCCCGTGTCCATGGGGGCCGGGGTCATACCGGCGTCCTGCGGTGGCGGCGAGGGCGACGTCATGTACATGCGCGCGCGGTTCGAGCGCGTGGTGGGCTCGCGCGACTCGGAGGCATTCTACATGATCAACCCGGACAGCAGCAGCAATGCCAACAGCGTCGGCCCCGAGCTTAGCGTCTACCTTCTTAGAGTTTGA
- the LOC123070212 gene encoding single-stranded DNA-binding protein, mitochondrial, which yields MAAATSSSLLGRRFLLSRRFVSSPFRPLSSTAPPSSHSAAVSDAEPDPEPPADQGNQYRSQPRPPNTTRTLENGLDHGIYKAIMVGKVGQEPMQKRLRSGKTVVLLSLGTGGIRNNRRPLDNEEPHQYAERSSVQWHRVCIYPDRLGSLALKHVKTGSLLYLEGNIETKVFSDPITGLVRRIREIAVRGNGRLLFLGNDGNGPKIGEVKGVGYF from the exons ATGgcggccgccacctcctcctccctcctcggcCGCCGCTTCCTCCTCTCCCGCCGCTTCGTCTCTTCTCCTTTCCGCCCCTTGTCCTCCACCGCGCCCCCGTCCTCACACTCGGCCGCGGTATCCGATGCCGAGCCGGACCCTGAGCCACCCGCCGATCAGGGTAATCAGTACCGGAGCCAGCCGAGGCCTCCCAACACGACCCGCACCCTCGAGAATGGCCTCGACCACGGCATCTACAAG GCTATAATGGTGGGAAAGGTGGGTCAAGAGCCTATGCAGAAGCGGCTGCGGAGTGGGAAGACCGTCGTGTTGTTATCGCTGGGCACCGGCGGCATCCGCAACAACCGCCGCCCGTTGGACAACGAGGAGCCGCATCAGTACGCGGAACGCAGCTCCGTGCAGTGGCACCGCGTATGCATCTACCCGGACAGGCTGGGTAGCCTCGCGCTGAAGCATGTCAAGACCGG ATCTCTTCTCTATTTGGAAGGAAATATTGAGACAAAGGTGTTCTCCGATCCTATAACTGGGCTCGTTAGACGCATAAGAGAAATAGCTGTTCGAGGAAATG GTCGGCTTCTGTTTCTTGGTAACGATGGCAATGGCCCCAAGATAGGTGAAGTGAAGGGCGTTGGGTACTTCTGA